A genomic segment from Ptychodera flava strain L36383 chromosome 8, AS_Pfla_20210202, whole genome shotgun sequence encodes:
- the LOC139138290 gene encoding uncharacterized protein translates to MQCGLALIVFVVSIITCRATKRYELHTECKTWEGAVIACLENGGRLASILDSVTHAKLRSLIIAEGHHDVDFWFDARDVAKEGHWTSYDGTPISYQNWAEGEPNDHGVGRCGGNQDCAKLWSEKDDFLWDDESCCQENGYICEYTGDTADTTATPSVMTSSVVSTAMSLVDIIAVSKIQTSAPTLDGSQSTGKPEAENTGKPEAEKYAQPEESCLKISFIERAVVMLLVLSVINFIVLVGVVVVVYQFVWKKIHRRINDKHRYQDLINHQTSAEDTLDIKYHHG, encoded by the exons CGACCAAGCGATATGAATTACACACTGAATGCAAAACATGGGAAGGCGCAGTGATTGCATGTCTGGAGAACGGTGGCAGACTAGCGTCCATACTGGACAGCGTGACGCACGCCAAGTTGAGGTCATTGATAATCGCCGAGGGCCACCACGATGTAGACTTCTGGTTCGATGCCCGCGACGTCGCCAAGGAGGGTCACTGGACGTCGTACGATGGGACACCGATCTCGTACCAAAACTGGGCGGAAGGTGAACCGAACGACCACGGTGTTGGAAGATGTGGCGGTAACCAGGACTGCGCAAAATTATG GTCTGAAAAGGACGATTTTCTATGGGATGATGAGAGCTGTTGCCAAGAGAACGGATACATTTGTGAGTACACAG GTGATACAGCAGACACAACAGCGACGCCTTCTGTGATGACGTCATCGGTAGTGAGCACAGCAATGTCACTTGTTGATATCATAGCTGTTTCGAAGATACAAACGTCAGCACCGACTCTTGATGGAAGCCAAAGCACGGGCAAGCCAGAAGCTGAAAACACGGGCAAGCCAGAAGCTGAAAAATATGCTCAACCAGAAGAGAGCTGTTTGAAAATCTCTTTCATAG AGAGAGCAGTAGTCATGTTATTGGTACTATCTGTGATCAACTTCATCGTATTAGTCGGTGTGGTTGTGGTCGTCTACCAGTTTGTTTGGAAGAAAAT TCATCGACGCATAAACGACAAGCATCGCTACCAAGATCTCATTAATCATCAAACCTCGGCAGAGGATACCTTGGATATCAAGTACCACCACGGCTAG